The following proteins come from a genomic window of Mycobacterium sp. DL:
- a CDS encoding lipoprotein LpqV, whose product MRRHPLRAVCAAAAGLVILSGCSSGTEPEATSSSPAATSTSPSDTPTSVAPGEVGVSPGGVTTAVGAPAESTEDDYFQACLAARTWMGERGGDPKTLIEPYLQTVQSSNSSGPGTFGRPWAELSPGQQSAVIVAVEAAADALCG is encoded by the coding sequence ATGCGCAGGCACCCACTTCGCGCCGTGTGCGCCGCCGCCGCCGGTTTGGTGATTCTCTCCGGTTGCTCGTCGGGCACCGAGCCGGAGGCGACGTCGTCGTCACCGGCAGCGACGTCCACGTCACCGTCAGACACTCCGACGTCGGTGGCCCCCGGTGAAGTCGGGGTGTCCCCGGGCGGGGTGACGACGGCCGTCGGTGCTCCCGCGGAGTCCACCGAAGACGACTACTTCCAGGCCTGCCTGGCTGCGCGGACGTGGATGGGCGAGCGGGGCGGTGACCCGAAGACGCTGATCGAGCCCTACCTGCAGACGGTCCAGAGCTCGAACTCGTCGGGTCCGGGAACCTTCGGCCGGCCCTGGGCGGAGCTCTCCCCTGGACAGCAGTCTGCCGTCATCGTCGCGGTCGAAGCGGCGGCCGACGCGCTCTGCGGCTGA
- a CDS encoding cysteine dioxygenase: protein MVLAPTRLRLADLLHVTDRFADDVLGRRFDHLLPPGGPPATERWFTRLHGDDELDVWLISWVPDRSTELHDHSGSLGALTVISGSLDETRWDGKSLRKRRLTAGDQAAFPLGWVHDVVWAREEVSAGPVVTAPTLSVHAYSPPLTAMSYYDVTDGNTLRRNRTELTDHPEAT from the coding sequence ATGGTTCTCGCGCCTACGCGGCTGCGTCTCGCCGATCTACTGCATGTCACCGACCGATTCGCCGACGACGTTCTCGGCCGCCGGTTCGACCATCTCCTACCGCCCGGCGGGCCGCCGGCCACGGAGCGGTGGTTCACCCGGTTGCACGGCGACGACGAACTGGACGTCTGGCTGATCAGCTGGGTTCCGGACCGCTCGACCGAGTTGCACGACCACAGCGGCTCCCTCGGCGCGCTGACCGTGATCTCCGGTTCTCTGGACGAAACCCGTTGGGACGGAAAGTCTCTGCGTAAGCGGAGGCTGACGGCAGGTGATCAGGCGGCGTTCCCGCTCGGTTGGGTGCACGATGTCGTGTGGGCCCGCGAGGAGGTTTCTGCAGGCCCGGTGGTCACAGCTCCGACGTTGAGCGTGCACGCGTACTCGCCGCCACTGACCGCCATGTCGTACTACGACGTCACCGACGGCAATACATTGCGCCGCAACCGAACCGAACTGACCGATCATCCGGAGGCAACCTAG
- a CDS encoding rhodanese-like domain-containing protein, with protein MPSRIDAILDDARATLTRLSAEEVPAALARGALLVDIRPAAQRAAEGEVAGALIVERNVLEWRCDPTSDARMPQAVDDDVEWVILCSEGYTSSLAAASLKELGLHRATDVIGGYHALKVVLN; from the coding sequence GTGCCCAGCCGCATCGACGCGATCCTCGACGACGCCCGCGCCACGTTGACCAGACTGTCGGCCGAGGAGGTGCCCGCAGCGCTGGCCCGCGGCGCCCTGCTGGTCGACATCCGTCCCGCCGCGCAGCGTGCCGCCGAAGGCGAGGTGGCCGGCGCTCTGATCGTCGAACGCAACGTCCTGGAATGGCGCTGTGATCCCACCAGCGACGCGCGGATGCCGCAGGCCGTCGACGACGATGTCGAATGGGTCATCCTGTGCTCGGAGGGATATACCTCCAGCCTGGCCGCCGCATCGCTGAAAGAACTCGGACTGCATCGGGCCACCGATGTGATCGGCGGCTACCACGCGCTCAAAGTGGTTCTGAACTAA